From a region of the Mercurialis annua linkage group LG1-X, ddMerAnnu1.2, whole genome shotgun sequence genome:
- the LOC126677067 gene encoding protein ECERIFERUM 26 has protein sequence MAEQITHICKRTVVSTKPVEAGKFVPLSVLDRLMERNHLRIVYYFQTPKGMELGETTKKLRESMSEMLTTFPVLTGRLVKGQDGHWMIKCNDAGVRGVEATAKGSVEEWLENVDKEKELTLIHWEEMFQNPYFWSTFYVQLTEFEEGGLAIGLSCFHLLADLTCAAMFIKAWADITLTGKMISPPLFHPLPPRRPGNTDPYHLPYTHLINYYKSTLEKTYLVTDTAHGYATIALLFKDPMVRACIAAARATSARNGPNPSPFQALSGLFWGCISKAKGKKYGLVDMCVCLDMRKMLGLDYGYFGNCTVYNKIQPKSSNPTVDIVEEMAKMDIEGMLDLIEWLQSNDWQSTSWMNGGDLICGNLEGVNPYFSMFEEGFAPIRVSHYVEPVGGAGYVLVVPAPPGEGEMARVVMVTLPEDEMVRLCKDDLLLGFSPITLMGLKK, from the exons ATGGCGGAACAAATAACACACATTTGTAAACGCACCGTAGTAAGCACAAAGCCGGTTGAAGCAGGAAAGTTCGTCCCCTTGTCGGTTTTAGACCGCCTTATGGAGCGAAACCATCTAAGAATTGTGTACTATTTCCAAACTCCGAAAGGAATGGAGCTAGGAGAAACAACCAAGAAGTTGAGAGAATCGATGTCGGAAATGCTTACGACTTTTCCAGTACTGACCGGAAGGCTGGTGAAAGGGCAAGATGGGCATTGGATGATAAAATGTAATGATGCCGGAGTGAGAGGTGTGGAAGCTACAGCTAAAGGGAGTGTAGAGGAATGGTTGGAGAATGTAGATAAAGAAAAGGAGCTTACGCTTATTCACTGGGAAGAAATGTTCCAAAATCCGTATTTTTGGTCCACTTTCTATGTTCAG ctGACGGAATTTGAAGAAGGTGGTTTGGCAATTGGGTTGAGCTGCTTTCACCTACTAGCTGATCTAACTTGTGCTGCTATGTTCATCAAGGCCTGGGCCGATATAACCTTAACCGGAAAAATGATCAGTCCGCCGCTATTCCACCCCTTGCCGCCTCGAAGACCCGGCAACACAGATCCTTACCACCTGCCTTACACCCACTTAATCAACTACTATAAATCAACTCTTGAAAAAACATATTTGGTCACGGACACAGCTCATGGATACGCAACCATTGCACTTTTATTTAAAGACCCCATGGTTCGAGCCTGTATAGCCGCGGCTCGAGCCACGAGTGCGCGTAACGGTCCAAACCCATCACCATTTCAGGCTCTATCAGGCCTTTTTTGGGGCTGTATAAGCAAAGCCAAAGGAAAAAAATATGGGCTAGTAGACATGTGTGTATGTTTAGATATGAGAAAAATGTTGGGTCTAGATTATGGGTATTTTGGTAATTGCACGGTTTATAATAAGATTCAACCGAAGTCTTCAAATCCTACGGTGGATATTGTAGAGGAAATGGCAAAAATGGATATTGAAGGAATGTTGGATTTGATCGAGTGGCTACAATCAAATGACTGGCAATCAACATCTTGGATGAACGGTGGTGATCTCATATGTGGGAATTTAGAAGGTGTCAATCCATATTTTTCTATGTTTGAAGAAGGTTTTGCACCAATTCGTGTTTCTCATTATGTGGAACCAGTCGGTGGAGCAGGCTATGTTTTGGTGGTTCCGGCGCCGCCGGGAGAGGGTGAAATGGCGAGGGTGGTGATGGTTACATTGCCGGAGGATGAGATGGTGAGGCTTTGCAAAGATGATCTTCTTTTAGGTTTCTCTCCAATTACATTGATGGGATTGAAGAaatga
- the LOC126687751 gene encoding pleiotropic drug resistance protein 1-like, translating into MEAFSKSFHAEDDEEALKWAALEKLPTHLRIQRGILNEKEIDIHKLGLIERRNLVERLVKIAEDDNEKFLFKLRDRIDRVGLDMPTIEVRYEHLNVEAQAYIGSRALPTIFNFSINLMEEFLNYIHILPSRKKPLPILHDVSGIIKPRRMTLLLGPPSSGKTTLLLGLAGKLDKDLKFSGRVTYNGHGMEEFVPQRTSAYISQNDLHIGEMTVRETLAFSARCQGVGPRYGMLAELSRREKAANIKPDPDIDIYMKAEALEGQESNVVTDYIIKILGLEACADTMVGDEMIRGISGGQKKRLTTGEMLVGPARALFMDGISTGLDSSTTFQIVNSIRQSIHILSGTALISLLQPAPETYELFDDIILLSEGQIVYQGPRENVLEFFEYAGFKCPERKGVADFLQEVTSRKDQEQYWACKDEPYSFVSVKEFAEVFQSFHIGKKLGDELATPFDKSKCHPAALTTKNYGLSKKLLLKACISRELLLMKRNSFVYIFKMAQIIIMALLTITVFLRTEMRRNTPTDAAIYLGALFFSVVTLMFNGFTELALTILKLPVFYKQRDLLFYPAWAYALPTWIVKIPVTFAEVAVWEIMTYYAIGFDPNIGRFFKQYLLLLCTNQMASALFRLMAALGRNIIVANTVGSFALVVVLVLGGFVLSRDDLKVWWLWGYWISPLMYVQNAISVNEFLGNTWRHVPPLSTETLGVSFLKSRGIFPKAYWYWIGVGALIGFIFLFNILYALALKYLDPFGKPQAIISEEALAEKHSNRTGEFTELLTSGKRSLSENQVSISSTTVSSRVDSFNEADQNTRRGMVLPFEPLSMAFNEIRYAVDMPQEMKAQGIPEDRLELLKGISGAFRPGVLTSLMGISGAGKTTLMDVLAGRKTGGYIEGSISISGYPKKQETFARISGYCEQTDIHSPHVTVYESLLYSAWLRLHQDVDSHTRKMFIEEVMELVELTSSREALVGLPGVNGLSTEQRKRLTIAVELVANPSIIFMDEPTSGLDARAAAIVMRTVRNTVDTGRTVVCTIHQPSIDIFDAFDELILLKKGGEEVFVGPIGRHSCLLIKYFEDVEGVPKIKDGYNPATWMLEITSAAHEAALGINFADIYKNSELYRNNKALIEELSTSQPGSKDLYFPTQYSQSFLTQCKACLWKQHWSYWRNPPYTAVKLLFTTIVALMFGTIFWDLGCKRSKQQDIFNSIGSMYVALLFIGIQNAASVQPVVAIERTVFYRERAAGMYSALPHAFGQVMIEVPYVFIQTIIYGVIVYAMIGLDWTVRKFLWYIFYMFFTLLYFSFYGMMTTAVTPNHNIAAVVASAFYAIWNLFSGFIIPQPRIPVWWRWYYWCCPVAWTMYGLAASQFGDVEEMLDTGETVEQFLKRYFGYRRDFVGIAAIVIVGFSVLFAFFFAFFIKVFNFQKR; encoded by the exons ATGGAAGCTTTTTCGAAATCTTTTCATGCAGAAGATGATGAAGAAGCTCTGAAATGGGCTGCTTTGGAGAAACTTCCGACGCATTTACGTATACAGAGAGGCATACTTAACGAGAAAGAGATCGATATACATAAGCTTGGATTGATCGAGCGGAGGAATTTGGTTGAAAGATTGGTCAAAATCGCAGAAGATGATAATGAAAAATTCTTGTTCAAGCTCAGGGACCGCATTGATAG AGTTGGATTGGACATGCCGACAATTGAAGTCCGATACGAGCATTTAAATGTTGAAGCGCAAGCTTACATAGGAAGCAGAGCATTGCCgacaattttcaatttttccatTAATTTGATGGAG GAATTCTTGAATTATATTCACATACTTCCAAGTAGAAAGAAACCATTACCGATTCTTCATGATGTGAGTGGAATCATCAAGCCTCGAAG AATGACACTACTGTTGGGCCCTCCAAGCTCGGGGAAGACGACTTTACTATTGGGTTTGGCCGGAAAACTCGATAAAGATCTCAAA TTTTCAGGAAGAGTGACATATAATGGACATGGAATGGAAGAGTTTGTACCGCAAAGAACGTCGGCTTATATAAGCCAGAACGATCTCCATATCGGAGAAATGACTGTCAGAGAAACTCTTGCCTTCTCTGCAAGATGTCAAGGGGTCGGACCTCGTTACG GGATGTTAGCAGAGTTATCAAGAAGGGAGAAGGCAGCAAATATCAAACCAGACCCTGACATTGATATCTACATGAAGGCGGAAGCTTTGGAAGGGCAAGAAAGCAATGTAGTGACAGATTATATAATCAAG ATTTTAGGGTTGGAAGCATGTGCTGATACGATGGTGGGTGATGAAATGATCAGAGGCATCTCCGGCGGTCAAAAGAAGCGGCTCACAACTG GAGAGATGCTGGTTGGACCAGCAAGAGCACTCTTCATGGATGGCATTTCAACTGGTTTAGACAGTTCAACAACTTTTCAGATTGTGAACTCAATCAGACAATCAATCCACATTCTCAGTGGAACTGCCCTTATCTCTCTTCTCCAACCAGCGCCCGAAACTTATGAACTTTTCGATGACATCATTCTTCTCTCAGAAGGACAAATTGTGTATCAAGGTCCCCGCGAGAATGTGCTCGAGTTCTTCGAATACGCTGGCTTCAAGTGTCCTGAGAGGAAAGGAGTTGCTGATTTCTTACAAGAA GTTACATCAAGAAAAGATCAAGAGCAGTACTGGGCGTGTAAAGATGAACCTTATAGCTTTGTTTCTGTTAAGGAATTTGCTGAAGTATTTCAGTCATTCCACATTGGGAAAAAACTAGGTGATGAACTTGCTACGCCGTTCGACAAGTCCAAATGCCACCCTGCTGCTCTGACAACCAAGAACTATGGTCTCAGCAAGAAACTTCTTCTGAAAGCTTGCATTTCAAGAGAACTTTTGCTCATGAAGAGGAACTCCTTtgtctatatttttaaaatggctCAG ATTATTATCATGGCTCTCTTAACGATTACTGTATTTCTAAGAACAGAAATGCGTCGTAACACACCAACAGATGCAGCAATATATCTCGGTGCTCTTTTCTTTTCTGTTGTTACGCTTATGTTCAATGGTTTTACAGAGCTTGCTTTGACCATTTTGAAACTTCCCGTCTTCTACAAGCAAAGAGATCTTCTGTTCTACCCTGCATGGGCTTATGCTTTACCCACTTGGATTGTCAAAATTCCAGTTACCTTTGCGGAAGTTGCTGTCTGGGAAATCATGACTTATTATGCTATAGGTTTTGATCCAAACATTGGAAG GTTTTTCAAGCAGTACTTGCTGCTCCTATGTACAAACCAGATGGCTTCTGCACTGTTTCGTTTGATGGCTGCATTAGGAAGGAATATTATAGTCGCGAACACTGTTGGATCATTTGCATTAGTTGTGGTACTCGTTTTAGGTGGATTCGTCTTATCTAGAG ATGATTTGAAAGTATGGTGGTTATGGGGTTACTGGATCTCACCATTGATGTATGTCCAAAATGCTATATCTGTCAATGAATTTCTTGGGAACACTTGGAGACAT GTTCCTCCTCTTTCAACAGAGACACTAGGAGTTAGTTTCTTGAAATCTCGTGGAATTTTTCCCAAAGCATATTGGTATTGGATTGGAGTTGGAGCTTTGATTGGATTTATCTTTCTATTTAATATTCTTTACGCTCTAGCCCTAAAATACCTTGATC CATTTGGAAAGCCTCAGGCAATAATATCAGAAGAGGCCTTAGCTGAGAAACATTCTAACAGAACTGGGGAGTTCACTGAACTATTAACAAGTGGAAAGAGATCTTTGAGTGAGAACCAAGTAAGCATCTCATCCACAACAGTTTCCTCAAGAGTGGACAGCTTTAATGAAGCAGATCAAAACACGAGGCGTGGAATGGTTCTCCCTTTCGAACCCCTCTCTATGGCATTCAACGAAATTAGATATGCTGTAGATATGCCACAG GAAATGAAAGCTCAAGGTATTCCTGAAGACCGTCTTGAACTCTTGAAGGGTATTAGCGGTGCTTTTAGGCCAGGAGTATTAACATCTCTAATGGGTATTAGTGGTGCGGGTAAGACTACACTAATGGATGTCTTGGCTGGAAGAAAAACAGGTGGTTATATTGAAGGAAGCATCTCAATATCTGGGTACCCCAAGAAGCAAGAAACATTTGCTCGCATATCAGGATACTGTGAGCAAACTGATATACATTCTCCACATGTTACAGTCTATGAGTCTTTGCTTTATTCTGCATGGCTTCGTCTACATCAAGATGTTGATTCTCACACTAGAAAG ATGTTCATTGAGGAAGTTATGGAGCTTGTGGAGCTGACATCTTCGAGAGAAGCACTTGTAGGATTGCCTGGCGTGAATGGTCTTTCAACTGAACAGCGAAAAAGGTTGACAATCGCTGTTGAACTTGTTGCTAACCCATCTATAATCTTCATGGACGAGCCAACCTCTGGCCTTGATGCCAGGGCAGCTGCTATAGTTATGAGAACAGTGAGGAACACAGTTGATACTGGGCGAACTGTGGTGTGCACAATACACCAGCCAAGCATTGACATTTTCGACGCCTTTGATGAA ttaattttattaaaaaagggAGGCGAAGAAGTTTTTGTGGGTCCAATAGGCCGTCATTCATGTCTTTTGATCAAGTATTTCGAG gACGTTGAAGGTGTTCCTAAGATCAAGGATGGTTACAATCCTGCAACTTGGATGCTGGAGATTACTTCAGCAGCACACGAAGCAGCTCTTGGGATTAACTTTGCTGATATCTACAAAAACTCAGAGCTATACAG GAACAACAAAGCCTTGATCGAAGAGCTAAGCACGTCTCAACCGGGTTCGAAAGACTTATACTTCCCAACTCAATATTCGCAGTCTTTCTTAACCCAATGTAAGGCTTGCCTATGGAAGCAGCACTGGTCATATTGGCGAAACCCTCCATATACGGCTGTGAAACTCTTGTTCACAACAATTGTAGCTTTGATGTTTGGGACGATATTCTGGGATTTAGGCTGCAAAAG AAGTAAGCAACAGGATATCTTTAATTCAATCGGTTCTATGTATGTCGCCCTTCTCTTCATCGGTATTCAGAATGCTGCATCAGTTCAGCCAGTTGTGGCGATTGAGAGAACAGTTTTTTACAGAGAGAGAGCAGCCGGAATGTATTCTGCATTGCCTCATGCCTTTGGACAA GTTATGATTGAAGTTCCTTATGTTTTTATCCAGACCATCATATATGGAGTCATAGTTTATGCAATGATTGGACTAGATTGGACTGTGAGAAAATTTCTCTGGTATATCTTTTACATGTTCTTCACATTATTGTACTTCAGTTTCTACGGCATGATGACGACAGCCGTTACGCCCAATCACAACATTGCTGCTGTGGTTGCATCCGCCTTCTATGCCATATGGAACCTTTTTTCAGGATTCATTATTCCTCAACCG AGGATTCCGGTGTGGTGGAGATGGTATTATTGGTGTTGCCCAGTGGCTTGGACCATGTATGGATTGGCTGCTTCACAATTTGGAGATGTAGAGGAGATGTTAGATACAGGTGAAACAGTGGAACAATTCTTAAAGAGATATTTTGGGTATAGACGAGATTTTGTTGGAATTGCTGCAATTGTCATAGTTGGCTTCTCTGTGCTCTTTGCCTTCTTCTttgctttttttattaaagtattCAACTTCCAGAAAAGATAA